From one Mya arenaria isolate MELC-2E11 chromosome 4, ASM2691426v1 genomic stretch:
- the LOC128231398 gene encoding transcriptional activator protein Pur-beta-like isoform X1 translates to MSDRESGDEQQAQGEIEGQIKKEDEAVSGEQELATRTLTIQSKRFYLDVKQNRRGRFIKIAEVGAGGKKSRLLLAMSSAAEFRDHLTEFSDHYSSLGPPNPENLPEDGKLKSEVMTKDNKRYYLDLKENQRGRFLRVAQTVQRGGPRSQIAIPAQGLIEFRDALTDLLDEFGTDDHEGQSDLPESKYLRVENKVFYFDVGSNRRGVYLRVSEVRSNYRTSITIPERSWGRFRDMLSEFTDRGQDGGH, encoded by the exons ATGTCGGACAGAGAGAGTGGAGATGAGCAGCAGGCCCAGG GAGAGATTGAAGGACAAATCAAGAAAGAAGATGAAGCCG TATCTGGGGAGCAGGAGTTGGCCACGCGGACTCTTACCATCCAGTCCAAGCGCTTTTATCTGGATGTGAAACAGAACAGGCGCGGTCGCTTCATCAAAATTGCAGAG GTTGGTGCAGGTGGGAAGAAGAGTCGTCTTCTTCTGGCCATGTCCTCTGCTGCAGAGTTCCGAGACCACTTAACAGAGTTCAGTGATCACTACTCATCATTGG GTCCACCAAATCCTGAAAACCTGCCTGAAGATGGTAAATTGAAGAGTGAGGTGATGACCAAGGACAATAAGAGATACTATCTCGATCTCAAGGAAAACCAACGGGGAAGGTTCCTTAGG GTAGCGCAGACTGTGCAAAGAGGTGGCCCACGTTCCCAGATCGCAATCCCGGCACAGGGCCTTATAGAGTTCCGCGATGCTCTCACTGATCTCCTTGATGAGTTTGGCACTGATGACCATG AGGGGCAGAGTGACCTGCCAGAGAGCAAGTACCTGAGAGTGGAGAACAAAGTGTTCTACTTCGATGTTGGTTCGAACAGAAGGGGAGTCTATCTTAGAGTCTCTGAG GTTCGGTCCAACTATCGGACTTCGATCACCATTCCAGAGCGATCCTGGGGGCGATTTCGCGACATGTTGTCTGAGTTCACGGACCGAGGTCAAGACGGAGGTCACTAG
- the LOC128231398 gene encoding transcriptional activator protein Pur-beta-like isoform X2 gives MSDRESGDEQQAQVSGEQELATRTLTIQSKRFYLDVKQNRRGRFIKIAEVGAGGKKSRLLLAMSSAAEFRDHLTEFSDHYSSLGPPNPENLPEDGKLKSEVMTKDNKRYYLDLKENQRGRFLRVAQTVQRGGPRSQIAIPAQGLIEFRDALTDLLDEFGTDDHEGQSDLPESKYLRVENKVFYFDVGSNRRGVYLRVSEVRSNYRTSITIPERSWGRFRDMLSEFTDRGQDGGH, from the exons ATGTCGGACAGAGAGAGTGGAGATGAGCAGCAGGCCCAGG TATCTGGGGAGCAGGAGTTGGCCACGCGGACTCTTACCATCCAGTCCAAGCGCTTTTATCTGGATGTGAAACAGAACAGGCGCGGTCGCTTCATCAAAATTGCAGAG GTTGGTGCAGGTGGGAAGAAGAGTCGTCTTCTTCTGGCCATGTCCTCTGCTGCAGAGTTCCGAGACCACTTAACAGAGTTCAGTGATCACTACTCATCATTGG GTCCACCAAATCCTGAAAACCTGCCTGAAGATGGTAAATTGAAGAGTGAGGTGATGACCAAGGACAATAAGAGATACTATCTCGATCTCAAGGAAAACCAACGGGGAAGGTTCCTTAGG GTAGCGCAGACTGTGCAAAGAGGTGGCCCACGTTCCCAGATCGCAATCCCGGCACAGGGCCTTATAGAGTTCCGCGATGCTCTCACTGATCTCCTTGATGAGTTTGGCACTGATGACCATG AGGGGCAGAGTGACCTGCCAGAGAGCAAGTACCTGAGAGTGGAGAACAAAGTGTTCTACTTCGATGTTGGTTCGAACAGAAGGGGAGTCTATCTTAGAGTCTCTGAG GTTCGGTCCAACTATCGGACTTCGATCACCATTCCAGAGCGATCCTGGGGGCGATTTCGCGACATGTTGTCTGAGTTCACGGACCGAGGTCAAGACGGAGGTCACTAG